aataattaaaactatgAAGATCAGTAAAGTGTTTTCGaaagtaaacaaaaaatattaaattgaaccACAGGACCTATTACTTTTGTAACTGTCCAAATATCTCAGTCAACAATCAAAATATGATGTGAAAAAcgacgaaaaaaaaaaaaaaaaaaccaaacccAAATGACTGCACAGACCTCAGGTGGCACTCCAATCGGATCTTCCGGATTATCATGACTTAGAGATACATTTGTAGCAGGAACATCCTTTCCAACTTTTGCTTCCATCACATCATCATGTTTTCTATCATGATCCAAGTTACTAGACTCATTACCATGGTTGGTTACCCCTTGTGGATAATCCTTCGAGCTCAACTCATTGTCAGAATGCCATGCACTTTCTTCTGCTACTTCTCTATCGATACTCTCATGGCCGTAATTGGCTTCTTTTTCACCTTCCTCGTTATCAGAGCTCAAAGCACTGTCTGCAGCACTTTTCCTTGAAGTACTTCTATCCATTTCATCCATATTCCAAGGGATAGACGTAGAAGAACCTTCAGCGTTGGGGGATGATGCAGTGACAATATTTCGCTTCAAACTAACTGAAACGCCTTTGAACTGTCGTACGATATCATCCACGGCATCATCTACATTGACTGCCAGTATAAACAAACTGAGCATTATGATAGGAAATGAATTTTACCAATAAGTAACGATAGAAACTCTCTCAACTTGTGTGTCACCATGCATAGAAATAGAATATCTATAACCTGAGACTTAAACTGAAAGTATGATCAAAATCCAAAATGTTAAAACCATTTACCTGCCAGGGTCCTCATCATTGAAGAAGATTTTCCATAAGAGTAATTCTTCATGGGGGAAAAAAGCGGAAAAGTATGTCAGATTTTCATTCTTCCTACTTTTAATGGAAATGATATTATAGTCACACATACGATGTTATGATTAAGAAACACCAAGCAGATGCAAACCTTTGAGGAAACACTCAAGAAGTCCCATACTTCGTGTTGTTCAGCAACATTTGCTATTGACAAAAGATCCTGAAAAAGACGACGTAATTAAAAACGACATAGCAATGAAAAAGTTGTAGCAGGAAATATTTCTTTGAAGAGTTTAAGAAAGATGATTGTGCATACATGGAGATATTTATCGAGTTGAATACAACGCTGATGTACAAAAGCATCCTCTGTGCTCGACGAAAATATCCTTTTGGGAGGCAAATGTAGTGTGTAATTGGGAATATCTTTTAGATGTCGATGCAACCGCTCAAAGTTCCTGTATCTGAATatcataaaatgaaaaattcagTGATGCCAAAGCACgtatataaatatgaaacaaaACAAAGTTAAAACTCTATCATATTTATTCTCTATCAAGAATCagtttaaactaaaaaatgcaGTGAAGAGAATGATTTGATATAGATTATTTAAGTGAtcctaatattttgttttatctttaaGTGATCCTATTTgatatcaaaattcaaaaaggTGAACATTATACCTTCGTTTTACAAACCAAGTTTTTTCTTGTCCATCAGTGACTGCAATTGAATATACAGCAAAAGAAGTGGATccaagtttctcaaaatatgctCCCATCACCTGTAGTGTACAATTAGACAataaacaacaatcaaatctttatttatttttgcagTTTTTGAATGTTTTTCCAAATATACCCTCATACGTGGGAAATGAAAAATGGTGAAACATTAAATACATCTACTAATatggagagagagagaaaagcaAGCATTTTAAATGAGGGCAAAAAGTCATTTGATCAATAAATACACCATAAAATTTGTAACTTTTACGTATAAATAGGACCAAAAATTCTTTCGTAATCGAGACCAGAGGTAATATTTCATAAGTCACAGTCAAAAGTGCATACCCGGCACCGAAGCTTTGGAACAGATTGTGCCTCTCTCCTAATAACCATGTCAGAACCACTNNNNNNNNNNNNNNNNNNNNNNNNNNNNNNNNNNNNNNNNNNNNNNNNNNNNNNNNNNNNNNNNNNNNNNNNNNNNNNNNNNNNNNNNNNNNNNNNNNNNNNNNNNNNNNNNNNNNNNNNNNNNNNNNNNNNNNNNNNNNNNNNNNNNNNNNNNNNNNNNNNNNNNNNNNNNNNNNNNNNNNNNNNNNNNNNNNNNNNNNNNNNNNNNNNNNNNNNNNNNNNNNNNNNNNNNNNNNNNNNNNNNNNNNNNNNNNNNNNNNNNNNNNNNNNNNNNNNNNNNNNNNNNNNNNNNNNNNNNNNNNNNNNNNNNNNNNNNNNNNNNNNNNNNNNNNNNNNNNNNNNNNNNNNNNNNNNNNNNNNNNNNNNNNNNNNNNNNNNNNNNNNNNNNNNNNNNNNNNNNNNNNNNNNNNNNNNNNNNNNNNNNNNNNNNNNNNNNNNNNNNNNNNNNNNNNNNNNNNNNNNNNNNNCTCTTTCCCCAAAATCCTTCATGCTTCCTAAACTCAGGGGAGTGGCACTCAGCCACATTGGGCCCTCCTTTATGAGATTGGTTTCCCAAGACAGAAGAACTACCGGATCTCCTGAGCAGATGTTTATGCTTACTCAAACCAAGCTCCTTGATATCATTCACTTCGTCAGCTTGATGATCTGCTTCAAAAGATAAATCCTTGTCGTGATCTGCCGAACACTCAGACATAGCTGTGCTTCCATCGTATAGTAGGGGATCCGAGCCGACACTATGCAATGAATAAGCATGTGTTCCATGCTTACCCACTGATGTTGTTTCATGAGCCAAATGTCTATCAAACAGTGAATGATCTACAGAAgaatattttgaagaagaaCCAGCTTTGGTATTTTTACGATTTTTCCTTCCGTAATTCCTTCCTCTTGCCCACATGTTCTCGAGATTCTCAGGCATGAGAACTTCAGTTCTTCTCTGAGTTGCAGCGTCGAGCATTTGTGCCCAATCAGCCGAGGCTGCGTGATTATCATGTCCACCCTCAGCAGTAACTGAGTGACCATGATTATGAGTTGTAGCATTTGAAGTCTGATTTTCACCACCGCCCATCCAATTCATATCCCCGTCATTAAGAACTAGTAGAAGAGACTCAACCAGCTCATTGATATACCTGATCACAAAAGTATGTTTTATAAACAGAAAttgcattattataaatatattctcCCAACGATAAAGGTTCAATGTCGATGAAATATGAGACAATATTTAGCAACATACGCAGGGCCTGCCAAATTCATTACAGGTTGCAATATCAAGCAAGTTAAAATTTCCCGAGCTATTGATCGAACGACCGGACATTGAGCTTCTGGTTTTCTTAGTACCGTAGCTAATACTCCACTCATGAGCCGCTGAAGAACCTAAAGAAAGAGAAATCATTAGATAAGGTATGAGATGTATATTCCCCAAAAGCTAAAATGAGATAACATTCGGACACTCCACTCACACCTTGTACTCACTCTCTGGAGATATTAGTGCTGGATGAAGCTCCTTGGAATTCAACAGATGGAATTTCAACCTTTCATCCCTCTCCTCAGAAGATAATGTTAACATAACATCAACACCAATAGCAGCTTGATTTCTTCTGAAGAGGTCTATATGATCACTTATTAAATCAACTATATCACTGCAATGCAAGTGAGGCATAACACAATTAgcgattatttttttaaaattgtcttAACCCTCCTATTCCCAGAGAAAAAAGGCCTTAGTAATACAGGGTTCAGTCGAAAAGTATGTAAAGTTTGGCTGAGGATTGTTCAAGTTAGGGTTCAAACCCAGTACTCTCAATCGATTTGTTCTTAATTGAAGTTCATTAACCACTTGAGCTCAACGACTtggttaataattatattttaattttaactagtATCGATCAATTAATTACAAAAGTAGCAAGTCAATAACTTTCCAAATTCCTTTCTTCATAAAACAAGAGAAAAACCATATACCTTGTGAGCAAGTCTACAATGTTTATCTCTCTAACCCTGACTGCGACTTCAGCAAGAGCATCCATGATTAAGTCGCGTATTTGCTCAGGAAACTCGCCATCTGGAGTAATGTCTGCATACCACATATTTATCACGAAATCCTTCAATATCAAATCGATGAAATCGTTCAAGGCAGCCTCCACTGCAGGAGAATCAATCTTCTTCTTCCATTTAGGAGGGGGAGGTGAATTAGAGAGGCATTCTTCGTCTAGAGGCAATTGCTTTTTCTCCAAATGAGATAGGTAAGTCTGTAATTTAGGTGGCTGAACCTTCCAACGAAACTCCACCTTGTTCACAAGAATCCTCAGACCAGTGAAAAAAAGAATGGACATTGGTACATTCATCCACATTGATTTACTTGTATCTATAATgaacaacaaagaaaatataaacaaaagaaataCACTTTGCTGTCTTAAAAAGCATAACCTAGATAGGAAACTAGTAGATACCAATCAAATACTATGTAGCACCAACATTTCATATTAAAGGTGTGTCTGATGTCCAACACTAACAACACATAGACACATGTGGTTATATTCAATTACTTTCATTTTCTCAGATTATTAATAGTGTCTACATGTCAATGTTAATGTCCTGTTTGTGTAGTACTCCAtagatcaaaattcaaaatatgcaGTCAAAAAGCAAAACCCATATGTCACATTAGCAAATGTGAATCAAAGACTCAAACTTTACGGTGTTAAGAGTAAAACCCAGATAGAGAAAAAGCAAATGGAACAAAAACTAATTGTTAAAAAAGTGAGATTGAATGAAAGTAGATACCAATCAAATACTAACACCGACACTTCATATCAAGAACGTATCCAGTGTCCCACATGTATCGGTATCCCACACATATTAGTGTCTGACACTAACTCGACACCGACCCATGGAGTAACATTCAATCACTTTCATATTCTCAAATTATTGCTAGAGTCTGTCAATCAATGTCAATGTATCGGTGTCGTATCCCCATCTAAGTACTCCATAGatcaaatattcaaaatttgcatTCCTAAAGCAAAACCCATTTGCCAAAATAGAAAATGCGAATCAAAGACTCAAACTTTAAAGTATTAGAGCAAAACCCAgatagaaaaaaagaaaatgcaacaaaaaCGAATCGTTAAAAACATGagattaaacataaaaaatgccATTAATGAAATGAAATTGGAATGACGTACGAGTTAAGAAATAGGAAATGGCGAAAATACAAAGAGACCACCAAAGAAAACGAAGTTTAGCTTCTTCGATGAGATCAAAGATGGTATCCATCGTAAGAGGACccatcttcatcttcttgtGTAACTAACTGAAAGCGAAGTCTTTGCTGCTACCTTAAAAAATAGCATGAAAATGTCACAGCTACAAAATCGCTCGGTTTCAGTTTTGTCCACCTCAACCAAATCatactaaatgaatgaatgagtatattattttgttttataaactagtgtaatacaaaaatatttacaattttgctACCACATCTCTTAaacttttcataaaaataaaataccctTCCTTATTTGGCTTAATTAAAGTAAATTGAGTATCCATGCCCAAAATTTTATCCTAttctttttgttatttcaaagtttctaataaattttaaaaaaaaatactactacTTTACTTTATGTATaagtttctaatttttttaattattaaaattatatgttttttttattagactcaacttttaaaattagaataaaatctTCAAAATCCTTAAGAACGGATCAAGTACATACATTTTTGTAGaccaaattataattcaaataaaagaataatttataaaaaaataaacaattactaaaattataaaataaaataaatttt
The genomic region above belongs to Cicer arietinum cultivar CDC Frontier isolate Library 1 chromosome 4, Cicar.CDCFrontier_v2.0, whole genome shotgun sequence and contains:
- the LOC101488311 gene encoding uncharacterized protein, whose protein sequence is MKMGPLTMDTIFDLIEEAKLRFLWWSLCIFAISYFLTHTSKSMWMNVPMSILFFTGLRILVNKVEFRWKVQPPKLQTYLSHLEKKQLPLDEECLSNSPPPPKWKKKIDSPAVEAALNDFIDLILKDFVINMWYADITPDGEFPEQIRDLIMDALAEVAVRVREINIVDLLTSDIVDLISDHIDLFRRNQAAIGVDVMLTLSSEERDERLKFHLLNSKELHPALISPESEYKVLQRLMSGVLATVLRKPEAQCPVVRSIAREILTCLILQPVMNLAGPAYINELVESLLLVLNDGDMNWMGGGENQTSNATTHNHGHSVTAEGGHDNHAASADWAQMLDAATQRRTEVLMPENLENMWARGRNYGRKNRKNTKAGSSSKYSSVDHSLFDRHLAHETTSVGKHGTHAYSLHSVGSDPLLYDGSTAMSECSADHDKDLSFEADHQADEVNDIKELGLSKHKHLLRRSGSSSVLGNQSHKGGPNVAECHSPEFRKHEGFWGKSGSDMVIRREAQSVPKLRCRVMGAYFEKLGSTSFAVYSIAVTDGQEKTWFVKRRYRNFERLHRHLKDIPNYTLHLPPKRIFSSSTEDAFVHQRCIQLDKYLHDLLSIANVAEQHEVWDFLSVSSKNYSYGKSSSMMRTLAVNVDDAVDDIVRQFKGVSVSLKRNIVTASSPNAEGSSTSIPWNMDEMDRSTSRKSAADSALSSDNEEGEKEANYGHESIDREVAEESAWHSDNELSSKDYPQGVTNHGNESSNLDHDRKHDDVMEAKVGKDVPATNVSLSHDNPEDPIGVPPEWTPPNVSVPILNLVDNIFQLKKRGWLRRQVFWISKQILQLVMEDAIDDLLLSEIHWLRREETIAQGIRWVQDILWPGGTFFLRVQTPEVFIGGGAIDHKPLQTISESSGRSMRKSRSGCFEEQLEAARRASDVKKLLFDGAPAALVRLIGQKQYRRCASDIYYFSQSSICVKQLAYAILELLLISVFPELRNVVMSVHENMRVHQPV